In Streptomyces sp. ML-6, the genomic stretch GAACCGGAAACAGGGCCAGGAACAGGGCCGGAAGCAGCACCGCCCGGCCCCTGCTCGCCTGTGCCGTCCTGGGCGCGGGCGCGGCGGCCGTCGTGGGCCTCGCCCCCGGTGGCCTGGGCACGGACCGCGCCGTGGAGGTGACGGGCGGTGCGTCGGCGTCCGCGTACCGCTCGGTGACCGGGGCGGTGGCCGACGCCCCGTCCTGGACGGGACCGGTGCTGGAGGCGGCCACCGAGGGCACCCTGGTGGTCCTCGGGCTGCTGCTGGTGTGGGTCTGGTGGAGCGCCGTGCGACGGCGGGACGACCGGCTGTCCGCCGGTACGGTCCTCACCGGCATCGGCACCGTGCTGGCGTACGCCGTCAGCGAGGCCGTGAAACTGGTGGTGGACGAGGAACGCCCCTGCCGGGCCCTCGACGGCATCGCGGAGACGGCCGCCGAGTGCCCGCCGCCCGGCGACTGGTCCTTCCCGAGCAACCACGCCACCCTGGCCGTCGGCCTCGCGGTGGGCCTGGCCGTGCTGCGGCCGCGCCTGGCCGCCGTCACCCTGCCGGTGGGCGCGGCGGCGGCGCTGCTGCGGGTCATGGTCGGGGCGCACTACCCGCACGACGTGCTGGCCGGCGCGGTCCTCGGGGCGTCGGTGGTCGCGGCCGTGCTGCTCGCGTTCCTGCCGCTCGCCCGGACGGCGGCCTCAGCGCTCGACCGGCGGCTGCGCGGGCGCGACGATTCCGGCCTCGTGGGCGACGACCGCAGCGGCGGCCCGGTTGTCCACGCCCAGCCGGGCCAGGATGGAACTCACATGCGCCTTGACCGTCCCCTCCACCACGTGGAGCCGCCGGGCGATCTGCCCGTTGGACAGCCCGCTGCCGAGGAAGGCCAGTACGTCGCGTTCCCGGGCGGTGAGCGCGGCGACCCGTTTCCGGGCGGCGGTGCGGCGGCCGGCCAGGGCGCCCGCACCGGTGGCCGAGAGATGGGCGACGACCCGCGCCGCGACCTTCGGTGACAGATAGGCGGCGCCGTCGGCCACCGCGCGCACCCCCGCGATCAGTTCCTCGGGCTCGCCCGACTTGATCAGGAAGCCGGCGGCGCCGCCCCCCAGCGCCCGGAGGATGTAGTCGTCCTCGCCGAACGTCGTGAGCATCACGACCCCCGTCCCGGGAGCGGTGCGCCGGATCTCGGCCGCGGCCTCGATGCCGTTCGTCCGGGGCATCCGGATGTCGAGCACGGCCACGGCCGGGCGGTGGGCGTGCACCAGTTCCACGGCCTCCCGCCCGTCGGCGGCCTCGGCGACGACCTCGATGCCGGGGTCGGTGGACAGCACGGCGCGCACCCCGGCGCGGATCATCGGCTCGTCGTCGGCGATCAGTACCCGGATCACCGGCCGCTCCCGGGAACGCGAGTCGGACTCATGGGGCCAGGGCCTCCTTGGACATCAGCCGGCCGTCCCGGAAGCAGAGCCGGTAGGAGTCCCCCGACCGGTCGTCGAAACGGTCCGCCGTCATCGCGTAGTACGCGCATGTGATGCCCTTTCCCCTCGGTTCCCCGGCCACCGGCCGCTGCCTGGTCTCGCGGTCGGGCAGCAGCCGCCGGACCGCCTCCCGATCCTGTCCCACCCGCAGCCGGGCGTAGTCCCCCGGGTCCAGCACGGACTGCCGGGCGGAGTGGATGTCCCAGGCCATCAGCGCGGCGCTCAGCAGCGCCCACATCACCAGGGGCAGCACGACCGCCAGGACCAGCGCCCGGCGGACCCGGCTGCGGGCGTGCCGGTGCTCCGGCGGCAGGGGCGGGGGAGCGGCCGATGACAGGGCCGGGGAGGCGGCGGGCGGCCGGTGGGCGGGCGGGGTGTGCGGCATCCGTGCGGTGACCGCGAAGCCACCGCCGTACGGGCCGTGCTCGAACGTGCCGCCCGCCAGCCGCACCCGCTCGTCGAGCCCGATCAGTCCCAGCCCGGTGCCGGGGGCGTCCCCGGGGCGGACCGGGGCGGGCGGGGGCCCGTTCTCCACCCGGACCGTCGTCCCCCCGGCGGTGTGCGCCACCCGCACCTCCACCCGGGCCCCCGGCGCGTGCTTGGCCGCGTTGGTCAGGGCCTCCTGGACGACCCGGTGGGCGGCCCGCGCGGCGGCCGGGGGCGCGGCGTCCGCGTCCCCCTCCACTCGCAGGTCCACCGCGAGACCGGCCGCCGCGGCCTCCTCGACCAGCCGGGGGATGCCGGTGCCGGGCGGGCCCGGCGGTTCCTCGTCGGCCTCCTCGCGCAGCAGTCCGATCACCTCGCCGAGCCGCTCCACCGACGCGGCGGCGCGGGCCCGGATCTCCCCGACCGCCGCCCGGTGGGCGTCGTCGAGCCCGGGGGCCAGTTTGAGGGCACCGGCCGACAGCGCGATGAGGCTGAGGTCGTGCCCGAGGACATCGTGCATGTCCCGGGCGATCCGGGCCCGTTCCCGGGACCGCGCCTGCTCGGCGACCAGTCGCTGCTCGCGCTCCAGCCGGGCGGCCCGCTCCCAGCCCGCCCGGACGAGTTCCTGGTACTGGCGCCAGAAGCGCCCCACGAACCACGGCAGCACCGCGGCCACCGCCACCACGGCGACGAACCGCCCCGCCATCAGCAGCCAGGAGGGCACCAGGGCCACCGCCACCACCCCGCCCGCGAGCAGCGCGACCAGCGCGAGGAGCGCGGGCCCGGTCCTGCCCGGTTCCCGCCCGGCGAGGAAGGCGGTCGCGGCGGCGGGCAGCGCCCACCACGGGCTGACGGCGCTCAGCCCGACACACGCCGCCGCCGCGACGGTCAGCAGACCGCCCCGGGTGGCGGCCCGCCCGGCCGCGTCGATGATCGTCGCTCTGTCCACCCGGACGACGGTACGCAGACCGGGGACGTCCCGGCACTGCCGAAAGTCACGGTTCCCGGGCCGGTCGCGGTCTTGGAGGGGCTGGCGCGGGGCGCGGGGATGGGTTAAGGTCCCCGACGAGACGGAACGTTCCGTCTCGCTCATGCTCAAGGCCGGACGCCGCGGACCGCGGTGCCGGTCACAGACGAAGGAGCGGCCCCGTGCCGAACACCAGGACGTGGTTCATCACCGGCGCCTCCCGCGGCCTGGGGCGCGCCTTCACCGAGGCCGCCCTGTCCGCCGGGGACCGGGTCGTGGCCGCCGCGCGCGACATCGGCCCGCTCGCCGGCCTCGCGGAGAAGCACCCGGACGACTTCCTCGCGCTGCCCCTCGACGTCTCCGACCGCCGGGCCGTGTTCGAGACCGTGGACCGCGCGGCGGCGGCCTTCGGCGGCCTCGACGTGGTGGTCAACAACGCCGGCGGAATGCTGTACGGCATGGTGGAGGAGGCCACCGAGCAGCAGATCCGGGACCACCTCGACGTCAACTTCTTCGGCGCGGTCTGGGTCGCCCAGGCCGTGGTCCC encodes the following:
- a CDS encoding histidine kinase, with amino-acid sequence MDRATIIDAAGRAATRGGLLTVAAAACVGLSAVSPWWALPAAATAFLAGREPGRTGPALLALVALLAGGVVAVALVPSWLLMAGRFVAVVAVAAVLPWFVGRFWRQYQELVRAGWERAARLEREQRLVAEQARSRERARIARDMHDVLGHDLSLIALSAGALKLAPGLDDAHRAAVGEIRARAAASVERLGEVIGLLREEADEEPPGPPGTGIPRLVEEAAAAGLAVDLRVEGDADAAPPAAARAAHRVVQEALTNAAKHAPGARVEVRVAHTAGGTTVRVENGPPPAPVRPGDAPGTGLGLIGLDERVRLAGGTFEHGPYGGGFAVTARMPHTPPAHRPPAASPALSSAAPPPLPPEHRHARSRVRRALVLAVVLPLVMWALLSAALMAWDIHSARQSVLDPGDYARLRVGQDREAVRRLLPDRETRQRPVAGEPRGKGITCAYYAMTADRFDDRSGDSYRLCFRDGRLMSKEALAP
- a CDS encoding response regulator transcription factor, with product MIRVLIADDEPMIRAGVRAVLSTDPGIEVVAEAADGREAVELVHAHRPAVAVLDIRMPRTNGIEAAAEIRRTAPGTGVVMLTTFGEDDYILRALGGGAAGFLIKSGEPEELIAGVRAVADGAAYLSPKVAARVVAHLSATGAGALAGRRTAARKRVAALTARERDVLAFLGSGLSNGQIARRLHVVEGTVKAHVSSILARLGVDNRAAAAVVAHEAGIVAPAQPPVER